A window of the Haloarcula litorea genome harbors these coding sequences:
- a CDS encoding cytochrome b: MSRAKQLYDWADTRLDLDDARTFLGKAFPAEDSFLLGEVALFCFVLLVLSGIFLGMFFEPSTSAVEYDGSVQKFQGEEMPEAFVSVLHITYDVPFGMFIRRLHHWAAHLFVASIGLHMLRVFFTGAYRNPREPNWIVGTGLAALAMGAAYTGYALPFDEFAATATSIGYNLTISVPLVGDFLGQVVFGGQFPSSATIPRLYFLHVLVIPALIAGGLALHMAILIRQKHTEAPRDEDVRTADRTVEEDDDSVIVGLPAFPNQAAVSAVVFFLTAATLSALAGFLPVHNIAHYGPNDPASTPALIMPDWFLMWVYGFLKLLPTWASFTVAGVHVSGEFLGGIVAPGLVFLAIAAWPFIDRTPEPTHFTADPLDRPWQTGVGVAAVAFVMIASIAGMNNILADKVLGTTTGVVNPVLTAALLLVPPLFGGITYLLLRDDGGTAPSDENPDGVADPEGGASDD; the protein is encoded by the coding sequence ATGAGCCGCGCGAAGCAGCTCTACGACTGGGCCGACACCCGGCTGGATCTAGACGACGCCCGGACCTTCCTCGGGAAGGCGTTCCCCGCCGAGGACTCGTTCCTGCTGGGGGAGGTGGCGCTGTTCTGTTTCGTCCTGCTGGTGCTGTCGGGCATCTTCCTCGGGATGTTCTTCGAGCCCTCCACCTCCGCGGTGGAGTACGACGGCAGCGTCCAGAAGTTCCAGGGCGAGGAGATGCCCGAGGCGTTCGTCTCGGTGCTGCACATCACCTACGACGTGCCGTTCGGGATGTTCATCCGCCGGCTCCACCACTGGGCGGCCCATCTGTTCGTCGCATCCATCGGGTTGCATATGCTGCGGGTGTTCTTCACCGGCGCGTACCGCAACCCCCGGGAGCCGAACTGGATCGTCGGCACCGGGCTGGCGGCGCTGGCGATGGGCGCGGCGTACACCGGCTACGCCCTGCCGTTCGACGAGTTCGCCGCGACGGCGACAAGCATCGGCTACAACCTCACCATCTCCGTGCCGCTGGTCGGGGACTTCCTCGGGCAGGTGGTGTTCGGCGGGCAGTTCCCCTCCAGCGCGACCATCCCGCGGCTGTACTTCCTGCACGTCCTGGTGATCCCGGCGCTCATCGCGGGCGGACTGGCCCTGCACATGGCCATCCTGATACGACAGAAACACACCGAGGCCCCGCGGGACGAGGACGTCCGGACGGCCGACCGGACCGTCGAGGAGGACGACGACAGCGTCATCGTCGGCCTGCCCGCCTTCCCGAACCAGGCGGCCGTCTCCGCCGTCGTCTTCTTCCTGACGGCGGCGACGCTGTCGGCGCTCGCGGGGTTCCTTCCGGTCCACAACATCGCCCACTACGGCCCGAACGACCCCGCGAGCACGCCGGCGCTCATTATGCCCGACTGGTTCCTGATGTGGGTGTACGGCTTCCTGAAGCTCCTTCCGACGTGGGCGAGCTTCACCGTCGCCGGCGTCCACGTCAGCGGGGAGTTCCTGGGCGGCATCGTCGCTCCCGGCCTCGTGTTCCTCGCCATCGCCGCGTGGCCGTTCATCGACCGCACCCCGGAGCCGACGCACTTCACCGCGGACCCGCTCGACCGGCCCTGGCAGACCGGCGTCGGCGTCGCCGCCGTCGCGTTCGTGATGATCGCCTCCATCGCGGGGATGAACAACATCCTCGCGGACAAGGTGCTGGGGACGACCACCGGCGTCGTCAACCCCGTCCTGACGGCGGCGCTGTTGCTCGTGCCGCCGCTCTTCGGCGGCATCACGTACCTGCTGTTACGGGACGACGGCGGCACCGCGCCGTCCGACGAGAACCCGGACGGCGTCGCCGACCCCGAGGGAGGTGCGTCCGATGACTGA
- a CDS encoding ubiquinol-cytochrome c reductase iron-sulfur subunit — MDYPKPDENDEDSTEGDGTETCACTDALGSSPTLYEDARAELRRRDFAKFLASVGGLTAVASLTAPLASTTQVFERSYEGPVYSDGVHLVDGDGERIAEGRLSEGEVMTVFPEPRPGIEDAPTLLVRYPESDYGGGIEMGFTVSGYAAFSKVCTHAGCMVGNRDGDLLVCPCHYGKFDPLTGGSVTDGPPGRPLPQLPITLTSDGYLVATGDFEGPIGPGGG, encoded by the coding sequence ATGGACTACCCGAAACCGGACGAGAACGACGAGGACAGTACGGAGGGAGACGGCACCGAGACGTGTGCGTGTACCGACGCGCTCGGGTCCTCGCCGACGCTGTACGAGGACGCCCGGGCCGAACTGCGCCGGCGGGACTTCGCGAAGTTCCTCGCCAGCGTCGGCGGCCTCACCGCCGTCGCCAGCCTCACGGCCCCGCTAGCCAGCACCACGCAGGTGTTCGAGCGCAGCTACGAGGGGCCGGTCTACTCCGACGGCGTCCACCTCGTCGACGGCGACGGCGAGCGGATCGCGGAGGGGCGGCTCTCGGAGGGCGAGGTGATGACGGTGTTCCCGGAGCCCCGACCCGGTATCGAGGACGCGCCGACGCTGCTGGTGCGGTACCCCGAGTCCGACTACGGCGGCGGGATCGAGATGGGGTTCACCGTCAGCGGCTACGCCGCCTTCTCGAAGGTGTGTACCCACGCCGGCTGTATGGTCGGGAACCGCGACGGCGACCTGCTGGTCTGTCCCTGTCACTACGGGAAGTTCGACCCGCTCACCGGCGGGAGCGTCACGGACGGCCCGCCGGGTCGCCCGCTCCCGCAGCTCCCGATCACGCTGACCAGCGACGGCTACCTGGTCGCGACCGGCGACTTCGAGGGGCCGATCGGTCCGGGAGGTGGGTGA